The Drosophila biarmipes strain raj3 chromosome X, RU_DBia_V1.1, whole genome shotgun sequence genome includes the window AACCTTATAGACGGCATATTGCGAAGGCCCGACGGTGGTCACACTGGGCCCGAGTAAATAACCAGTTTTAGACTTTACGGTGGCTCGGAAACTCGTACCTGGCGCTGTAGTGGTCCGAAGGTAGCAGCAACCTGTtgcctctttttttttggtaatagTGGAAAGTGTAGTGAGGAGCAGTCAACATAGCCGATATAAGGCTGAAATGCCGTCGAACCAGTGCTAAAACATTACGATTGCGCTTATAAATGTATGCAAATGCAGTGGCGCTCTGTGGGCAACCTGGGTCTTGTGTGTTTTCCATCTTTTTTTCGTGGGCTTGTTGAAACCCCCCAGTTCGTACTCCCCACAACGTAAATATATGTGTATACAATAATTATGCCATAACAGTACCCCCAAGTATGCTACTGATGATGTGGAGCACGGCGGATTATCATAGGAATATGTCGTAGAGCCGGGAGTTCTGGAATTCCAGAGCCAAAACAGTCAGAACAGTGGTGAAACCTCCCCCACCAACCCATGATATGTGCCCGTGCCGTGGGCCTTGCGCACTCCTCGGTGAATCGCGAGTGCCCGAGATCAACATAGAAAACTTGACCGACGGGACGGGCTGCCCAGGTGTGTGGCTCGAAAGCAAAACAAGAAGAGCTCACAAGCCCACAATTAGCCAGGAAATCGAACGAACATAGATCTCTATTGTTTTTCGGGGGCTTTGTTTATCTGCTTCGGTGTCCCAGAAACATCTTCCAGCCGAAAGTCGACGCTCCATTGGCCCAGATACCTCTTCGATTACAAGTTCTGGCTGGAATACCTTTTTATAGATTAGCTTTATCTTTCTGTAAACAATAAAGTGCACCACCTATGACTCACTTGCGGGCGAATGGGTCTTTATGATCTCCAGTTATTTGTGTTACGTCCGTAATTGTTCCACAAATTGCGATTCGGATTTTCAAGTTTAAAGTTCCTGAAGTGCTGCTGCATCATTATCTAAGCATTTGTGTGTCTTTTTCACGGCCCCAGGCCGCTTTATCACGGTTATGTCGCGCTGATAGGAATAGATCTCCGAAATTATGTGTTTGGAGCTGCTCTAGTGGTTCCCGAAGTCAGTACCGTTAGGGACAAACTATGTGTTGACCTCCTAAGGCCGAAGAAATGATGTTCTATCTGCGTGTGTGCTGTATAGAGCTGTTTCGGTGGTTACACCATTCATAACTCGGGAAGGGTTTAACAGATCTTCAGATCTTGAAAGAACcgaataaatacaaaacatcACTTCTCGACTACAATACCAAAGATTGCCTGAAAGgagattattttaataataactgAAGTATAGAGAGAGCTTATTCCTAAGATCTAGGAAAAGTAATTGAAACATAGTGTTCCCCATACAATACAACAGACTATTTAAAGAAAGCTTATTTCTAGGAATAACAACTGGTTTAGTGTTtcccaaattaaatattattaaaacgcACTGGCAGCATAAACAACCACTTTGTGGCAATTAGAGGAGTCCAATTGGATCTCGGAATGTTCAATCCTGGAGCCATGGATGGAAAAGACGACGAACTGGAGCCGAGGGCGGGGAAAAGTGAGGAGAACGAGGATGATGAGAAGCTGAACGAATTATCGTTCTGTTTTGTGCGGGTAAGTGAGCAATGCGAACGAAGTCCCTATTATAATAGTTTGTATCTTGTGATTGGAAACCCATTATGATTACACCTTTATGTTAGGTTATTTCTCCCATTCCCCCCTCCCAAAAGAGATGCCTTTCCAGCAAAGCCAAAAACTAGTAATACCAAAGCTTATGAAAACCATATTTTCCAGGGCTCAGATCCCAGAGCTGCCACATGTCGCAGCAAACTTCAGAACAAGCGCTGCAAGCTGAACAAGGAGATCAACAAGGAACTCCGCCTGCGAGCTGGGGCCGAGAACCTGTATAAGGTGGGTGCCCTAGGGCTTAGTTAAAAAACTCCCATATCAAACGACCTGCTTTTCAGGCCACATCCAACCGCAAATTAAGGGACACAGTGGCCTTGGAACTCAGTTTCGTCAACTCCAATTTGCAATTGTTGAAGGAACAACTGGCTGAACTGAATTCCTCGGTGGAAATATATCAGAGCGAGAGGTGAGATAGGCGTTTTCCTACTACCAACTGACCCATATAACCCTGCAACTCCAAGAGGCTTAAAGTTCCTAACCTATCCCAACATTATCTATCCACACAACAACGATGCGCAGTCAAAACGGCATAATGCCCATGATACCGCTGGGCCTGAAGGAAACCAAGGAGATCAACTTCATGGAGCCCTTCTCCGACTTCATCCTGGAGCACTACAGCGAGGAGCCCTCGATGTACATAGATGCCATAGCGGATATGACGGATACGAGACAGGTAGGGGCTAGGAGAAACTTGTGCCCATGAGGTTCCACCCACAAAAGATATGATATCATGCAATCGCCTTTGCCGTGCAGGCCTCCAAGACCCCATCACGTGACGCCCTCGGGGTGGCACTACTCTTCCGGTACTACAACACCCTGTACTACGTGGAGCGGCGTTTCTTTCCGCCGGATCGCAACTTGGGCGTGTACTTCGAGTGGTACGACTCCCTGACGGGCGTGCCCTCGTGCCAGCGCACCATCGCCTTCGAGAAGGCCTGCACCCTGTTCAACCTGGGCGGGATCTACACCCAGATCGGCGCTCGACACGATCGCACCACCGAGCGGGGCCTGGACCTGGCGGTGGACAGCTTCCTGCGGGCGGCGGGGGTGTTCCGGCACATCTACGACACCTTCACGAACGCCCCGTCGATGGATCTGAAGCCGCAGGTGCTGGACGTCCTCGTCTCGCTGATGCTCTCCCAGGCGCGAGAGTGCCTCTTCGAGAAGCTGCAGCTGCAAATCGAGGCGATAGGCCTGTCCGAATTCAGTTGCGTAAGTATCTCCCTGCTTTTGGATACAGTAGATACCCTTCCTAGCTATACGTTTAGTCCGATTCGCAGTCGTTTCGGGACCTAGCTGGCGAGGCCGCCCAGATATCGCACGAGTACAATGAGATGCACAAGAACATCCAGGCGAACGACACGCACACCTATCTCCCTGAGTGCTGGGCTGGTCTGGTGCCCGTCAAGGCGGAACTCTACAAGGGTAGGGATTTGAGATATACATTTAAACACAGGACATGCTACATCCTTCCCTTTGTCCCCTTAGCATTCGCCCACTTCTACAAGGCACGCAGCATAGATGCCACGGACGAGATCAAGGCCTCCCAGTTGCCCCCTCAGAAGAGCCATGCCAAACTGTCGACGGAGTCCTTCATTGGCAACTCCCAGGAGGTGGAGTCTATCTATGGCGCGAGCGAGGAGGCCGCCACTTCGATCGCCAACAAGCTGGCCCACTTGAAGGAGGCGCTGGCTAGTATCGAAGAGGCCCAGCGTCTGCAGAGAATGTGCCGGTACCTAAAGGTAAATGTaatatatgataaaatataGTATGAAATGGTAGGAAATTGTATGgtataatatgatatgatatcaTACATATGATAAGGTACAAAATGGTATGATGTAATATGATAAGATATGATGTGATATGATATAATacgatatgatatgatatgatgttATGATATATAATACAGTATTATatactaaaatataaaatactatattatattatgttaTATGTACAACAAACGTTATGATCTAAAATTTCTAAGGATAAGATGGGTATTCCACATTTAAGTGTTTAAAGGTAAAACAAAACTATTATCCTAAGATTCTAAAAATCGAAATATTCAAAATGGGTAAAGTTGTCtcgtttataatataaactgTATACAGATCACAGAGAtcttatgttttaaatataatgtttgataaatgatataattaatattaataaggTCCCAAAAGGGAGAAAAAAGGTATCCCCCGAATTAACGATCTTTCCCTTCGAAGAACAAGGCATCGCTCACTGAGGTCATGAAGGAGGTGCACTCCAAGTCGCAGGAGGAGTTCGACAAGTTCAGACTGCAAGCCTCAGCGAACAACATCGAAGAGGGCGACCTTCTAGAGCGAACAGTCGAAGGTAACGCGAATGGGTTTGCCATGCATAGAACACTTTCATAATCACTATCACTATCCACACAATCAGCTGCCTCGAAGTTCACGTTATCCCTGACGGGACCCGACTTCACATCGCACAAGGTGAAGGACCCCTTCAAGCGCCTGGGACCCATAGCAATATTTTCGGCGCGACGCCACTGGACAGCTCCACGTTGTGTGCGCCTGCAGAAGGGGTCTTCTTCGTACCACAAGGTGCCCGCCAGCAATAGCAAGTGTTCGTTGGACAACGATGACGAGGAACACGACGCGGGATACAATCTCTACAAGGAGGAGTTCGAGAACTTTGGCTTCCATGTGCGCGGCGATGCGCCGGTGATCATTGCCCACGTTGAGATCAATTCGCTGGCAGATGTAAGTCCGTCCTCATGTATCCCAATGGTCTTGTTAACCACATTATTCTGCTTAAAGCTGGGCGGCATCAAGGAGGGGGATTTCATAGTCGAGATCGCTGGCATAGATGTCAAGTGGTACTCGCACCAGCAGGTGGTCCAGCTCATACAGTCCTGTGGCTCCACTCTGGAGCTGAGAGTCATCACTCCCATGGATCGCAACTACTTAAAGGTTGGTCTAGGAACATACACATATCACAAGTAGCAGCGACTCTAATGACTTATATTCACCCTTAGCCATTGTCGTCGAAGGGCTCGTTGTCCACGCTATCGGCGGCCAGTTCATCGGGCATCTCCTCCGGATTCCCCAGCCCCACGAGTATTGCGGCCAAGCCCAAGCTTCATCTGAAGACGTCGTCCAGTTCGCGAGGCGCCGGCAGCGTTTCATCCAGTTCGTGGAACCCCTTTCGGCGAACGCCGAGCTTAGCTAAAATATTCTAGGTAGCGACCAGTTTTTTCGTGTTTCTTTGCTCTTAAGGCAATGGCCATTTCATATTTAATGAGAAGAGAATGTTGTGTGTTAATGTTAGGCaataaacttaattattttttacaatttcaatCATGCATCATGTTCTGTAaattatatattcatatttaacTTCCTAACGGTTGTACGGATTAACTCAGTCTTCTCCCACCAAGaaataatcttttaaatatttattaacctCAACACCTGCTAAGAATATCTGATAACTTCCCCAGCCAACTGTCTGTGTCCTTTGGCGGCATGTTTGTAcataaatgcaaataaacataagcaccttttttattttttattgagtttattatatgtatatatatattttttacattttttgacaACTACTTTTTTACTAAATCAATGCGATCCGAGAACATACAGAAGAAATGATTTCAAGATTTGTGTTGAGAGTCGTGGGGCCCGCGAACTTTTTGAAATAGTTTGGGTTTTCGAATGCCCATCCAATTCTCTTTACAAATCCAATTTGAAGTACAATTTCAACCGAAAAGTAGtcaatttatttgaattaattaCACCAACGACTTTCACCCCAACATGTTTAAGATTATTGTTGCTTTAACTGGAGGATACTGCAATATGATTACTTCGGACGCTTTCCGTACACAATTCAATACAAGTTCTTGTTATCGGTGCAATGCTTCTTATGCGCTCGCAGATTGCTATGTGAAAAACAGCCATGCAATGCACAGAAAGGCCAGATACAATAAGAGCTTGGAAAGGGTCTGCTCGTCCTCGTATTGCGTTGTGCCACGATTAGCAGCTAAAGGTTAGACGAATGTACAGAAAATGGTTAATCAAGCACATACAGAGGGGGAGATTGACCTACCAGCAGGACGAGGTTCGCCGAAATTTAGTGAGGAAGTGATGAATCCAAAGGGAAAGGCGCCAATGCCGAACGACATGTGAAAACCGTCGCCGAAACCAAAGCCTGGGAATCCGGGAGCGGGATCTGGTTCTGTACGGTGGCCAGCGGGGCGCGGTGGAACTTTGTTTCTAAAAGTACGAGCAATGTATAAAccagttacaaaatatttcaaatctTGGATTATGATGTATGATATAGCTGGCTCCAACCTACCGAGGATCTTCCTGGTGTGTGCTATTCCTTCCGTAGAGCGGTATGACCTTGTCCTTGTCCACAGCCGCCTTGCAGACGGGGCACAGCTTGCGGTTGGGTCGCGTCAAGAGCCACTGGTGCAAGCAGGGCCAGCAGAAGAGATGGCCGCACATGCTGACCACCGCATCCTTTGCCGTGTCCAGGCATATATTGCACTCGTACAGCGATTCATCGTTCTGCTCCTTGTTCTCCTTATCCTTCTCGCTCGACTTCGATGCACTCTCAGCGCCAGCGGACATGGTGCCAGACTTCAGATCGGCGATATTGCCACCGGACAGGTAATCGCCCGTAAAGGAATACGATGTGCTGGATGTGCTCGCCTCTGCCGTCGAGTCAGAGGAAATCGAGGTGCCGAGCGGGCGCAATTGACTGGTGGAGGACTCCTCCGCCAAGGGCTCTGTGATGTCCCGCGTCCAGGCGATCTTGTCGTAGCTTACGTTCTCGGGCAAAGTGGttgaggaggaggcggaggcccCGGCCGATGTGGTGGGCAGCTCCGCTGACTTGGCCGCTTTCGGCTCTTCCATGCTGGGCCCAGGATGCTGATGGCCGATCGAGTTGAAGCTTCAGGCTGTAATGGATGAGAGGGAATGGGATATAGAATATGGGTCGTTAtgagcattttttatttaataaaacaaaggGTAGATAAAACCGATAGTCACTGCCTTATCTGCCCCATCAGATTATCAATCTGATTAGCCTTGCGAGGCGTATAAATACCAgcacttaatttaattaaatattttgagcgCAGTTCTGCGCGTCCCATAGCATTTAGCATTTTTCCGTGCAGGCTGGGAGGGGGTGGCGCTCATAGGTACGGAGCACCACCCCCTGAAGGGCGTACCTGCCACCTTCTTTGGGGGTTTAGGGATAATGCATTTACCAGGCCCAGCCGAAAGCTGCTGGAAAATGCCAGTTGGCAGGAATCGAAGTGGCTCACCAGCTGGGTAGCCCCATATATACCTAATAGGCATCCATACGTGTTACTCAGAGGTACATATGTGTGCTTTGGGGTCGGAAGAGACAggttctacctgttacatacccCCAGACCCACTAAATGCACCCCCTAAGCACTACGTGTAACTGCCCTCCGTGTCACATGATGTTTTCCAGCGCTCTACTCGGCAGCCCAGGAACCTGTGGGCCTATTTACTTCTTGTTTTGGTCACTCCCTCGAAACGTATTTACATGGCATTCGAAAGCAACCGAACTTCCACAATTAGCAGCTACATACATCGCACAGAATGAGCTATCGAAGTTACATTGCAAGTGTATTGTTTGCAAAACCCGACTTGTTTGCTCTCATTCTCTTGTTTCCTTCTCCACTCCTCGCCCCTGCTTGTACTTGCCGTTCTGGGTGTTAGTATTTCGAGCAGAAGCTTGTTTTCAAGGGGGCTGAGCAGAAGTACCAGTTGTGTTGTGGTTAAATTGGTAATTTATCAATTGACGTCTTAACACCTCAAAACAATTGCTATGACGATACCTGGCCGAGGCCGATAGACCTTTACCCTATCGCTATTCCACAACTATCGGTGGGAGTAACACCCCGACTCCACTGCGGCAGCGTTCACGGTGGCGTTCGATAACGAGCGACACTGCGTCCAGCCTGCGCGACTATCGA containing:
- the LOC108032985 gene encoding E3 ubiquitin-protein ligase RNF185 encodes the protein MEEPKAAKSAELPTTSAGASASSSTTLPENVSYDKIAWTRDITEPLAEESSTSQLRPLGTSISSDSTAEASTSSTSYSFTGDYLSGGNIADLKSGTMSAGAESASKSSEKDKENKEQNDESLYECNICLDTAKDAVVSMCGHLFCWPCLHQWLLTRPNRKLCPVCKAAVDKDKVIPLYGRNSTHQEDPRNKVPPRPAGHRTEPDPAPGFPGFGFGDGFHMSFGIGAFPFGFITSSLNFGEPRPAAANRGTTQYEDEQTLSKLLLYLAFLCIAWLFFT
- the LOC108032981 gene encoding rhophilin-2-A isoform X2, coding for MFNPGAMDGKDDELEPRAGKSEENEDDEKLNELSFCFVRGSDPRAATCRSKLQNKRCKLNKEINKELRLRAGAENLYKATSNRKLRDTVALELSFVNSNLQLLKEQLAELNSSVEIYQSESQNGIMPMIPLGLKETKEINFMEPFSDFILEHYSEEPSMYIDAIADMTDTRQASKTPSRDALGVALLFRYYNTLYYVERRFFPPDRNLGVYFEWYDSLTGVPSCQRTIAFEKACTLFNLGGIYTQIGARHDRTTERGLDLAVDSFLRAAGVFRHIYDTFTNAPSMDLKPQVLDVLVSLMLSQARECLFEKLQLQIEAIGLSEFSCSFRDLAGEAAQISHEYNEMHKNIQANDTHTYLPECWAGLVPVKAELYKAFAHFYKARSIDATDEIKASQLPPQKSHAKLSTESFIGNSQEVESIYGASEEAATSIANKLAHLKEALASIEEAQRLQRMCRYLKNKASLTEVMKEVHSKSQEEFDKFRLQASANNIEEGDLLERTVEAASKFTLSLTGPDFTSHKVKDPFKRLGPIAIFSARRHWTAPRCVRLQKGSSSYHKVPASNSKCSLDNDDEEHDAGYNLYKEEFENFGFHVRGDAPVIIAHVEINSLADLGGIKEGDFIVEIAGIDVKWYSHQQVVQLIQSCGSTLELRVITPMDRNYLKPLSSKGSLSTLSAASSSGISSGFPSPTSIAAKPKLHLKTSSSSRGAGSVSSSSWNPFRRTPSLAKIF
- the LOC108032981 gene encoding rhophilin-2-A isoform X1, translated to MFNPGAMDGKDDELEPRAGKSEENEDDEKLNELSFCFVRGSDPRAATCRSKLQNKRCKLNKEINKELRLRAGAENLYKATSNRKLRDTVALELSFVNSNLQLLKEQLAELNSSVEIYQSESQNGIMPMIPLGLKETKEINFMEPFSDFILEHYSEEPSMYIDAIADMTDTRQASKTPSRDALGVALLFRYYNTLYYVERRFFPPDRNLGVYFEWYDSLTGVPSCQRTIAFEKACTLFNLGGIYTQIGARHDRTTERGLDLAVDSFLRAAGVFRHIYDTFTNAPSMDLKPQVLDVLVSLMLSQARECLFEKLQLQIEAIGLSEFSCSDSQSFRDLAGEAAQISHEYNEMHKNIQANDTHTYLPECWAGLVPVKAELYKAFAHFYKARSIDATDEIKASQLPPQKSHAKLSTESFIGNSQEVESIYGASEEAATSIANKLAHLKEALASIEEAQRLQRMCRYLKNKASLTEVMKEVHSKSQEEFDKFRLQASANNIEEGDLLERTVEAASKFTLSLTGPDFTSHKVKDPFKRLGPIAIFSARRHWTAPRCVRLQKGSSSYHKVPASNSKCSLDNDDEEHDAGYNLYKEEFENFGFHVRGDAPVIIAHVEINSLADLGGIKEGDFIVEIAGIDVKWYSHQQVVQLIQSCGSTLELRVITPMDRNYLKPLSSKGSLSTLSAASSSGISSGFPSPTSIAAKPKLHLKTSSSSRGAGSVSSSSWNPFRRTPSLAKIF